One stretch of Roseimicrobium sp. ORNL1 DNA includes these proteins:
- a CDS encoding epoxide hydrolase: MKTLPLTSATLVAVAMFSATSLHGADAGIRPFTIQVEDSVLKDLNERLEKTRWPDQIPGSKWDHGPDVVWMRELCDYWRTKYDWRAEEKKLNALPQFKTVIDGIDLHFIHVKSKHANATPLVLVHGWPGSVVEFMKVIEPLTDPEKHGGKAEDAFHVVAPSLPGFGFSSMPKEPGWSSSRMAEVIAKLMARLGYDKYGAQGGDWGGGIVRWLASGDGAHCIGAHSNFPGGNRPTEEAEAKKDVTQAELDRLQQRNAELADHRAYGSIQGTRPLALGYGLNDSPAGLAAWIIDKFWAWSDHKGDLSNSYTKDELLTNIMVYWVTQSMPSATRIYYESQHNLPRPATMSEFQGGGKSGPIGYALFPKEINVPPRAWVARNSPTMIHWTEMPRGGHFAAMEQPDLLVQDVRVFFAKVRATK, from the coding sequence ATGAAGACGCTTCCGCTGACTTCGGCCACGCTGGTGGCCGTGGCGATGTTTTCCGCCACTTCATTGCACGGTGCAGACGCAGGGATTCGCCCCTTCACCATTCAGGTGGAGGACTCGGTGCTCAAAGATTTGAACGAACGCCTGGAGAAGACGCGCTGGCCGGACCAAATCCCCGGCTCCAAGTGGGATCACGGTCCAGATGTGGTGTGGATGCGCGAGCTCTGCGACTACTGGCGCACGAAGTATGATTGGCGCGCGGAGGAGAAGAAGCTCAATGCTCTGCCCCAATTCAAGACGGTCATTGATGGCATCGACCTGCACTTCATCCATGTGAAGTCGAAGCATGCCAATGCCACACCACTGGTACTGGTGCATGGCTGGCCGGGGTCCGTGGTGGAATTCATGAAAGTCATCGAGCCGCTGACGGACCCGGAGAAGCATGGCGGGAAGGCAGAAGACGCGTTTCACGTGGTCGCACCTTCGCTGCCGGGTTTCGGTTTCTCAAGCATGCCCAAGGAACCCGGCTGGTCCTCCAGTCGCATGGCAGAGGTGATTGCCAAGCTCATGGCCCGCCTCGGCTATGACAAGTACGGCGCGCAAGGCGGTGACTGGGGTGGTGGCATCGTGCGCTGGCTGGCCTCAGGCGATGGCGCCCATTGCATCGGCGCACACAGCAACTTCCCCGGCGGCAATCGCCCGACTGAGGAAGCGGAGGCCAAAAAAGACGTGACACAGGCTGAGCTGGATCGCCTGCAACAACGCAACGCGGAACTCGCTGACCACCGCGCCTACGGTTCCATCCAGGGAACCCGCCCGCTAGCACTCGGATATGGGCTTAACGACTCACCCGCCGGACTAGCCGCGTGGATCATCGACAAGTTCTGGGCCTGGAGCGACCACAAAGGCGACCTATCGAACAGCTATACCAAGGACGAACTGCTCACGAATATCATGGTGTATTGGGTGACGCAGTCCATGCCCTCCGCCACGCGCATCTATTACGAATCCCAGCACAACCTACCCCGCCCTGCCACCATGTCGGAGTTTCAAGGAGGAGGAAAATCCGGACCCATCGGCTACGCCCTTTTCCCCAAGGAAATCAATGTGCCACCTCGGGCCTGGGTCGCACGGAACTCGCCCACGATGATCCACTGGACGGAGATGCCGCGCGGCGGACACTTCGCCGCGATGGAGCAGCCTGACCTGCTCGTGCAGGATGTGCGTGTCTTCTTCGCCAAGGTGCGAGCCACGAAGTGA
- a CDS encoding FAD-dependent oxidoreductase, with the protein MKPAPVSRRHFLHAALAGTALSQGHLTSAETTEAPKSGSPENTFHDPARDIPLADDADVIVCGAGPAGVSAAIVAARAGARVRLFEWRGCLGGVWTAGLLGYFLDFDKPGFAKELREKLDARGARNGSKASAFCYDPEALKLLLEELCVEAGVKFQFHTRVAAAFREGNKLTTIVTDSKSGRQAWRAPVFIDTTGDGDLGALAGCSFEIGEAKDCPCQPMSLNALLVVKDAEALREYVRFGKALPGENSNSDKKERIREIIEKTGHFPSYSRPTLWQVKDNLLFAMLNHEYGVKPFDAAEVTAATVRARAEMNKMVNGLRALGGPWEGIQLVATAEQIGVRDGRRIAGRFTVLKDDLIKGVRHEDGVTRVTFGVDIHATNADHNRKGSATMPTNIKVKPYDIPLRALIAKDVDGLMMAGRCISGDFISHSSYRVTGNSVAMGEAAGVTAAIAALSKRPPHEVAWSESAAKLAAMGLRA; encoded by the coding sequence ATGAAGCCTGCCCCCGTCTCACGCCGTCACTTTCTCCATGCAGCCCTCGCCGGCACCGCCCTGTCCCAGGGGCACCTGACCAGCGCGGAGACGACGGAGGCCCCCAAGAGCGGCTCGCCGGAAAACACCTTCCACGATCCGGCGCGAGACATCCCCCTCGCGGATGATGCGGACGTCATCGTGTGCGGCGCAGGCCCGGCCGGTGTGAGCGCCGCCATCGTGGCTGCACGCGCCGGGGCACGGGTGCGCTTGTTTGAATGGAGGGGCTGCCTCGGTGGCGTGTGGACGGCCGGGTTGCTGGGCTACTTCCTCGACTTCGACAAGCCAGGCTTCGCCAAGGAACTGCGCGAGAAACTCGATGCCCGCGGGGCGCGCAATGGCTCCAAGGCCTCTGCTTTCTGCTACGATCCCGAAGCTCTGAAGCTGCTGCTGGAAGAGCTCTGCGTGGAGGCCGGTGTGAAGTTCCAGTTCCACACGCGTGTGGCCGCCGCCTTCCGCGAGGGCAACAAGCTCACGACCATCGTCACCGACTCCAAGTCAGGACGTCAGGCATGGCGTGCCCCGGTGTTCATCGATACCACGGGCGATGGTGACCTCGGAGCGCTGGCGGGTTGTTCGTTCGAGATCGGCGAGGCCAAGGATTGCCCCTGCCAGCCCATGTCTCTCAACGCCCTGCTGGTGGTGAAGGACGCAGAAGCGTTGCGCGAGTACGTGCGCTTTGGCAAGGCACTCCCCGGCGAGAACTCCAACAGCGACAAGAAGGAGCGCATCCGCGAAATCATTGAGAAGACCGGCCACTTCCCCTCCTACAGCAGGCCCACCCTGTGGCAGGTGAAGGACAACCTCCTCTTCGCCATGCTGAATCACGAGTATGGCGTGAAGCCTTTCGATGCGGCCGAAGTCACCGCTGCCACGGTGCGCGCCCGAGCGGAGATGAACAAGATGGTGAATGGCCTTCGCGCGCTCGGCGGGCCGTGGGAGGGCATCCAGCTTGTAGCCACCGCGGAGCAGATCGGTGTGCGCGACGGACGCCGCATCGCAGGCCGCTTCACCGTGCTCAAAGATGACCTCATCAAGGGCGTAAGGCATGAAGACGGTGTGACGCGTGTGACCTTTGGCGTGGACATCCATGCCACCAATGCGGATCACAATAGAAAGGGATCCGCCACCATGCCCACGAACATCAAGGTGAAGCCGTATGACATTCCCCTGCGCGCCCTCATCGCGAAGGATGTGGATGGCCTCATGATGGCCGGGCGCTGCATCAGCGGGGATTTCATCTCGCACTCCAGTTATCGCGTCACGGGAAATTCCGTGGCCATGGGAGAAGCAGCGGGTGTCACGGCAGCCATTGCCGCTCTCTCGAAGCGCCCCCCACACGAGGTGGCCTGGAGCGAAAGCGCGGCCAAGCTCGCCGCCATGGGTCTGCGGGCGTGA
- a CDS encoding DUF2721 domain-containing protein: MEITLSTPALLFPAISLLLLAYTNRFLGLATVVRSLHASHKAAPDEGIVRQIQNIRTRLKMIRTMQLLGVISILLCTVAMFCLFLDWIPAGKCVFGASLLLMIASLVVSAWEIQISVGALDVNLRDIEGSKR; this comes from the coding sequence ATGGAGATTACCCTATCCACCCCCGCATTGCTCTTTCCCGCCATCTCGCTGCTTCTGCTGGCTTACACGAATCGCTTTCTGGGACTCGCAACGGTGGTGCGCTCACTCCATGCCTCTCACAAGGCCGCACCCGACGAAGGCATTGTGCGCCAGATCCAGAACATTCGCACCCGGTTGAAGATGATCCGCACCATGCAGCTTCTCGGGGTTATTAGTATCCTGTTGTGCACCGTGGCCATGTTCTGCTTGTTCCTTGATTGGATACCGGCGGGGAAGTGCGTCTTCGGTGCGAGCTTGCTATTGATGATTGCGTCGCTGGTGGTTTCCGCGTGGGAGATTCAGATCTCGGTGGGCGCACTGGATGTGAACTTGCGGGATATTGAGGGGAGCAAGCGGTGA
- a CDS encoding arylsulfatase translates to MKRFLALTFMLFVGVSMSHAAEQKPNLVIFLADDAGWGDYGHSGNKAATTPNIDSIAEGGVSMDRFFVCPVCSPTRAEFLTGRYHPRGGVKGVSTGQERLDLSEKTVADAFKAAGYATGAFGKWHNGTQWPYHPMARGFDEYFGHSSGHWGEYVDAPLEENGRMIRTKGYIVDVCTNRAIGFIEKNKEKPFLCYIPFTTPHSPWSAPPKNWEEFKDKEITQRATAEDQEEVEETRCVHAMLANQDMNVGRVLAKLKDLKLSENTIVLYFSDNGPNTHRWTGGMKGKKSNTDEGGVRSVCYISWPGKLPQGHTVSYISGAIDLLPTLTSLAGVKRVGDKPLDGRDLSPLLKREKVEWVDRSIFSTWGGQVSVRTQTHRLDNAGHLYDMTADPGQTTPINDKEPMLATKLKEAVKAWRVEMFGSDSAPALKPKTQMQAQAQAQPNRPKGGGKKGGGNAVDPRPIPVGYREFPITMLPARDGDPRGEVRRSSNAPNCSYFVNWLSKEDSMVWLLDVHTTGTYEVTIDYTCPEADAGATVELSFNGNTHTGKVTPGWDPPLNTNQDTLPRPDGESQMKEFHSLNLGKMKLTEGLGPLTLRAVEIPGKSVMDVRRVTLTLVD, encoded by the coding sequence ATGAAACGTTTCCTCGCCCTCACCTTCATGCTGTTCGTGGGTGTTTCGATGTCCCATGCGGCGGAGCAGAAACCGAATCTCGTCATCTTCCTCGCAGACGATGCGGGGTGGGGGGACTATGGCCACTCGGGAAACAAGGCGGCGACGACGCCGAATATTGATTCCATCGCGGAAGGTGGCGTGTCGATGGATCGCTTCTTCGTCTGTCCGGTGTGCTCGCCCACGCGCGCAGAGTTTCTCACCGGGAGATATCATCCACGAGGCGGCGTGAAAGGCGTGTCCACAGGGCAGGAGCGACTGGACCTTTCAGAGAAGACGGTGGCAGATGCCTTCAAAGCAGCGGGCTATGCGACTGGCGCGTTCGGCAAGTGGCACAATGGCACCCAGTGGCCCTACCACCCCATGGCGCGTGGGTTTGATGAATACTTCGGCCACAGCTCCGGCCATTGGGGTGAGTACGTCGATGCGCCGCTGGAGGAGAACGGACGCATGATCCGCACGAAGGGATACATCGTGGATGTGTGTACGAATCGAGCGATAGGCTTCATTGAGAAGAACAAGGAGAAGCCCTTCCTCTGCTACATCCCCTTCACCACACCGCACTCACCGTGGTCCGCGCCGCCGAAGAATTGGGAGGAGTTCAAGGATAAGGAAATCACCCAACGCGCCACTGCTGAAGACCAGGAAGAGGTGGAGGAGACGCGGTGTGTGCATGCCATGCTGGCCAATCAAGACATGAACGTGGGCCGTGTGCTCGCAAAGCTGAAAGACCTCAAGCTCTCGGAGAATACCATCGTGCTGTACTTCTCCGATAACGGCCCGAATACCCATCGCTGGACCGGTGGCATGAAGGGGAAGAAGAGTAACACGGATGAAGGCGGGGTGCGTTCGGTGTGTTACATCAGCTGGCCTGGGAAGCTGCCGCAGGGGCATACGGTTTCCTACATCAGCGGCGCGATTGATTTGCTGCCCACGCTCACGTCCCTGGCGGGTGTGAAAAGAGTGGGGGACAAGCCACTGGATGGTCGCGACCTCTCACCGCTGCTGAAGCGTGAGAAGGTGGAGTGGGTGGACCGCAGCATCTTCTCAACCTGGGGCGGACAGGTCAGTGTGCGTACGCAGACGCATCGCCTGGATAACGCGGGCCATCTCTACGACATGACGGCCGATCCTGGACAGACGACACCCATCAACGACAAGGAACCGATGCTGGCCACCAAGCTCAAGGAAGCGGTGAAGGCATGGCGCGTCGAGATGTTTGGCTCAGATTCGGCGCCTGCACTCAAGCCCAAAACACAGATGCAGGCCCAGGCACAAGCCCAGCCGAATCGCCCCAAGGGTGGAGGCAAGAAGGGAGGTGGGAACGCGGTGGACCCGCGTCCCATCCCCGTCGGGTATCGTGAGTTTCCCATCACCATGCTGCCGGCGCGCGATGGTGATCCCAGGGGCGAAGTTCGCCGCAGTAGCAATGCTCCGAACTGCTCCTACTTTGTGAATTGGCTCAGCAAGGAGGACAGCATGGTGTGGCTGCTGGACGTGCATACGACGGGAACTTATGAGGTGACCATCGACTACACGTGCCCGGAGGCCGATGCGGGGGCCACGGTGGAACTCAGCTTCAATGGCAATACCCACACGGGCAAGGTAACACCGGGATGGGATCCTCCGCTGAACACAAATCAAGACACGCTGCCACGTCCTGATGGCGAATCCCAGATGAAGGAGTTCCACTCGCTGAACCTCGGCAAAATGAAACTCACCGAAGGCCTGGGGCCGCTCACACTGCGAGCAGTGGAGATTCCCGGAAAATCCGTGATGGATGTGCGGCGTGTGACGCTCACACTGGTGGATTGA
- a CDS encoding arylsulfatase translates to MKRILALCCFLATTVASHAAEKLNVVFIIADDLGWGELGCYGQEKIPTPNLDKLAKQGSRFTEHYSGAPVCAPSRCVLMTGKHLGHAEIRGNMQAKKLLPQYEEGQYPISEKARTIAQVFREAGYATGAMGKWGLGPVGSTGDPNTKGFDLFFGYNCQSVAHSYYPDHLWRNAEKVIINQKPIPGHAKQPEGEVKLEEWIGETYAPKLMIAEAEKFIADSAKKPFFLYLAFIEPHVSMHPPKESVEKFPKEWDQEPYRGENGYVPHPRPHAGYAAMISDLDSYVGRVMDSLDKAGVAEHTLIVFTSDNGTTHGRSADSKFHVGGADAKFFNSTADLRGFKGSVYEGGIRVPMIARLPGKIPAGVVNDSPGYFADWFPTLCDAVGLTKPEGLDGESLWPAIIGGKTVAHTKPMVWVFPEYMGQIAVRIGDKKAVRQGLKTKKPGGWEVYDIAADRSEKNDIAVSSAEVIQQAEEVLKKEVSGNAIFPMEVPAVAGK, encoded by the coding sequence ATGAAACGTATTCTCGCCCTCTGTTGCTTCCTCGCCACGACCGTTGCATCCCATGCAGCTGAGAAGTTGAACGTGGTCTTCATCATCGCGGATGACCTCGGCTGGGGAGAACTGGGCTGCTACGGGCAGGAGAAGATACCCACGCCAAATCTCGACAAGCTCGCGAAGCAGGGCAGCCGCTTCACGGAGCACTACTCCGGAGCACCGGTATGCGCGCCCTCGCGTTGCGTGCTCATGACAGGCAAGCATCTCGGACATGCGGAGATTCGCGGGAACATGCAAGCGAAGAAACTCCTGCCGCAGTATGAGGAGGGGCAGTATCCCATTTCGGAGAAGGCGCGGACAATTGCGCAGGTCTTCCGTGAGGCTGGTTATGCCACCGGGGCCATGGGGAAGTGGGGACTCGGTCCCGTGGGCAGCACGGGTGACCCGAACACGAAGGGCTTTGATCTCTTCTTTGGTTACAACTGCCAGTCCGTGGCGCACAGTTATTATCCAGACCACCTTTGGCGGAATGCGGAGAAGGTCATCATCAACCAGAAGCCCATACCCGGTCATGCGAAGCAGCCGGAGGGGGAGGTGAAGCTGGAGGAGTGGATTGGCGAGACATACGCGCCCAAGCTCATGATTGCCGAAGCGGAGAAGTTCATCGCGGATAGTGCGAAGAAGCCCTTCTTCCTGTACCTCGCTTTCATCGAGCCGCACGTCTCCATGCATCCACCGAAGGAGAGTGTGGAAAAGTTCCCCAAGGAGTGGGATCAGGAACCTTACCGCGGAGAGAATGGCTATGTGCCGCATCCGCGTCCGCATGCGGGATATGCGGCCATGATCTCCGACCTCGACAGCTATGTTGGTCGCGTGATGGATTCCCTGGACAAGGCGGGCGTCGCTGAACACACACTCATTGTTTTCACCAGCGACAATGGCACCACTCATGGGCGCAGTGCGGATTCCAAGTTTCATGTGGGCGGTGCAGATGCAAAGTTCTTCAACAGCACGGCGGACCTCCGGGGCTTCAAGGGAAGCGTGTATGAAGGCGGCATCCGGGTGCCGATGATCGCGCGTCTGCCGGGGAAAATTCCCGCGGGCGTGGTGAATGACTCACCCGGCTACTTCGCGGACTGGTTCCCGACGTTGTGTGATGCGGTGGGTCTTACCAAACCCGAGGGATTGGATGGCGAGAGCCTTTGGCCCGCCATCATCGGCGGTAAGACAGTGGCACACACAAAGCCGATGGTGTGGGTGTTTCCCGAGTACATGGGCCAGATTGCTGTACGTATCGGTGACAAGAAAGCCGTGCGCCAGGGACTGAAGACGAAGAAGCCCGGTGGCTGGGAGGTGTACGACATCGCGGCGGATCGCTCAGAGAAGAACGACATTGCAGTGAGCAGCGCGGAGGTGATTCAGCAAGCGGAGGAGGTGCTGAAGAAGGAAGTGAGTGGGAACGCAATCTTCCCCATGGAGGTGCCAGCAGTGGCCGGGAAGTAG
- a CDS encoding right-handed parallel beta-helix repeat-containing protein, producing MHSPISGLVTFHPARLAMRRLAALLLSGLLGIVGSTVLHAAPKPVGTQGHVGCVENPKRVERPEITEPGVYENYLVDSNWAGGNRVKITADNVTLRNCEIRNASGNGIGVFGKQVVIENCLIHHLLAGSFKDQKDAHGITGSWGRLVIRNCDISYVSGDCVQFDPDRKQSGTVTIEDCNLWTGPLPDSAAGFAKGERPGENAVDTKTPPDGERCKLVIRNCHLHGWNQPAAIQNAAALNLKENVDAEVIHCVASDNEIAFRVRGPGKRGGAHVNLIECAIYDSGAGIRIEDAIEHLEIRGLMMGQGVLEKVRVAGAKPAAATTNGKASLPAPPLKDLLQHGFTSESK from the coding sequence ATGCACTCTCCCATCAGTGGGCTTGTTACATTCCACCCTGCACGTCTCGCCATGCGCCGGCTCGCCGCTCTCCTGCTTTCTGGCCTGCTTGGCATCGTGGGATCCACGGTTCTGCATGCGGCACCGAAACCCGTCGGCACGCAAGGTCATGTAGGCTGCGTGGAGAACCCAAAGCGCGTCGAGCGGCCGGAGATCACCGAGCCGGGGGTCTATGAAAACTATCTCGTGGACAGCAACTGGGCGGGCGGCAATCGTGTCAAGATCACCGCCGACAACGTGACGCTGCGCAATTGCGAAATCCGCAACGCTTCAGGGAACGGTATCGGTGTCTTTGGCAAACAGGTCGTCATTGAGAACTGCCTCATCCATCATTTGCTCGCGGGCAGCTTCAAGGACCAGAAGGACGCGCATGGCATCACGGGGAGCTGGGGCCGCCTGGTGATCCGCAACTGCGACATCTCGTACGTTTCCGGCGATTGTGTCCAGTTCGATCCAGATCGGAAGCAGAGCGGCACAGTGACCATCGAAGATTGCAATCTCTGGACTGGCCCGCTGCCCGATTCGGCTGCCGGGTTTGCCAAAGGTGAACGCCCGGGCGAGAACGCTGTGGATACCAAGACGCCTCCTGACGGTGAGCGTTGCAAGCTGGTGATCCGCAACTGCCACCTGCACGGCTGGAACCAGCCCGCCGCGATCCAGAATGCGGCGGCTCTGAACTTAAAGGAGAACGTAGATGCCGAAGTGATCCACTGCGTGGCAAGTGACAACGAAATCGCCTTCCGCGTGCGGGGGCCTGGTAAGCGTGGCGGCGCCCACGTGAATCTCATCGAATGCGCTATCTATGACTCCGGCGCCGGCATCAGGATCGAAGACGCCATCGAGCATCTGGAAATCCGTGGTCTGATGATGGGACAAGGTGTGCTAGAGAAGGTGCGAGTCGCCGGGGCCAAACCTGCTGCCGCCACAACGAACGGTAAGGCTTCGCTTCCCGCTCCACCGCTGAAGGATTTGCTGCAACACGGATTCACCAGCGAATCCAAGTGA
- a CDS encoding GNAT family N-acetyltransferase: protein MSLLESVSSHLTPCTIREYTAEDLPACLRVYHSNEGVYYPAGWVEQFTNFLERGTSYFLVVEHENEIVGCGGLELSGHGPWARLIYGMIHQDRQKKGLGTTLLAARLSLLEPEGQPVQALLRSGTKAASFYDRFGFALQSVAQNHYGPGEHGGNLELTITPEEVDALRAALVERQVNLVINDLPADETVAEEE from the coding sequence ATGTCCCTCCTGGAATCCGTCTCCTCCCACCTCACCCCGTGCACCATCCGTGAATACACTGCCGAGGACCTCCCGGCGTGTCTCAGGGTGTATCACTCCAATGAAGGCGTGTACTACCCCGCCGGGTGGGTGGAGCAGTTCACAAACTTCCTGGAGCGCGGCACTTCCTACTTCCTCGTCGTCGAGCACGAGAATGAAATCGTCGGCTGCGGCGGGCTGGAGCTGAGTGGGCATGGCCCCTGGGCGCGGCTCATCTACGGTATGATTCACCAGGACCGGCAGAAGAAGGGACTGGGGACCACGCTTCTGGCGGCGCGTCTTTCCCTGCTGGAGCCGGAGGGCCAGCCGGTGCAGGCACTGCTTCGTTCAGGCACCAAGGCGGCTTCATTCTACGACCGCTTCGGCTTCGCGCTGCAAAGCGTGGCACAGAACCACTACGGCCCCGGAGAACACGGCGGCAATCTGGAACTCACCATCACTCCGGAGGAAGTTGACGCCCTGCGCGCCGCCTTGGTAGAGCGGCAGGTGAACCTCGTGATCAATGACTTGCCTGCGGACGAAACCGTTGCCGAAGAGGAATGA
- a CDS encoding sulfatase → MNSRFPHLHFLAVALVLGSVGVHAQSPADTSAAKAKRPNILFLFADDQRYDTLGCAGHPIVKTPAIDALAAEGVRFQNAFVTTSVCWVSRATVLTGQWARTHAMHDLVPTVKPESLATAFPVELHKAGYRTGHFGKWHMIMPPGFKPEEQYDVYEAIGRNPYFKTMPDGTRRHETDIICDRGIEFIKSQPKDQPFCLNLWFNAAHAEDGDKRPGIGHYPWPLSTDGMYEDTEIPAPRLGAPAIYESQPEFLKQSINRERFFWGYDTPERFQTNVRAYFRMISGIDKGVARVLQALKEAGLDDNTIIVYTADNGYYLGDRGFQGKWSHYDESLRVPMVIYDPRVPKERRGRVLDEMALNVDLATTFLDWAGVARPAGYQGSSLAPLVRGEKPAAWRDHFFCEHLDLAPTLTWEGVRGQRYMYARYIDQPAPSNELLYDLKADRDELKNLAADPAQTDALKEMRALCNQDMDAMGGALPPMDQRGYRKNAPGKKPGGKKDAAPAVPTQP, encoded by the coding sequence ATGAACTCTCGCTTCCCTCATCTTCATTTCCTCGCTGTTGCACTTGTGCTGGGCAGCGTGGGAGTGCACGCCCAATCGCCCGCCGATACTTCGGCCGCGAAGGCAAAACGACCCAACATTCTCTTTCTCTTCGCGGACGATCAGCGGTATGACACGCTTGGCTGTGCGGGGCACCCGATCGTCAAGACGCCGGCCATCGATGCGCTGGCAGCAGAGGGGGTGCGTTTTCAGAATGCATTTGTCACCACTTCGGTCTGCTGGGTAAGCCGTGCCACGGTGCTCACCGGCCAGTGGGCTCGCACGCATGCCATGCATGACTTAGTCCCGACGGTGAAACCGGAATCGCTGGCAACGGCGTTTCCGGTGGAATTGCACAAGGCGGGCTATCGCACGGGTCATTTCGGCAAGTGGCACATGATCATGCCACCAGGTTTCAAACCGGAGGAGCAGTATGATGTGTACGAGGCCATCGGCAGGAACCCGTATTTCAAGACGATGCCAGATGGCACGAGGCGGCATGAGACGGATATCATTTGTGATCGCGGCATCGAGTTCATCAAGTCACAGCCGAAGGACCAGCCCTTCTGCTTGAACCTGTGGTTCAATGCTGCCCATGCCGAGGATGGCGACAAGCGTCCCGGAATCGGCCATTATCCCTGGCCGCTCTCCACGGATGGCATGTATGAGGACACGGAGATACCAGCGCCACGTCTCGGTGCACCTGCCATTTATGAGAGCCAGCCAGAGTTCCTGAAGCAGTCCATCAATCGCGAACGCTTCTTCTGGGGCTATGACACGCCAGAGAGATTCCAGACGAACGTACGCGCGTACTTCCGCATGATCAGTGGCATCGACAAGGGCGTCGCTCGCGTGCTTCAGGCCTTGAAGGAGGCGGGTCTCGATGACAACACCATCATCGTCTACACGGCGGACAATGGCTACTACCTCGGCGACCGTGGCTTCCAGGGGAAGTGGTCGCACTATGACGAGTCCCTGCGTGTGCCCATGGTCATCTATGATCCGCGTGTGCCGAAGGAGAGGCGTGGACGTGTGCTGGATGAAATGGCACTGAACGTGGATCTCGCCACGACCTTCCTTGATTGGGCGGGAGTCGCGAGGCCTGCAGGCTATCAAGGCAGCAGTCTCGCGCCTCTGGTTCGCGGGGAAAAGCCCGCAGCCTGGCGTGACCACTTCTTCTGCGAGCACCTCGACCTCGCACCCACGCTCACCTGGGAGGGGGTGCGAGGCCAGCGCTACATGTATGCGCGCTACATCGACCAGCCTGCGCCTTCCAACGAACTGCTCTATGATCTGAAGGCGGACAGGGACGAGCTGAAGAATTTGGCGGCGGATCCCGCCCAGACCGATGCGCTCAAGGAAATGCGCGCCCTGTGCAATCAGGATATGGATGCCATGGGTGGCGCGCTGCCACCCATGGATCAGCGCGGCTATCGCAAGAATGCCCCGGGGAAGAAGCCTGGCGGCAAGAAGGATGCAGCACCCGCCGTTCCCACGCAGCCATGA
- a CDS encoding phytanoyl-CoA dioxygenase family protein: protein MPATNLPSLSKFEVSPEECVKHQGFYLAPSVLTPSECAELVAYLGPTSGPGRRALLKDDHVASLARSEKLLALVSPHLQGKHAPRPVRAIYFNKSPDSNWLVAWHQDLTICVQKKVDVAGFGPWSVKDEVPHVQPPIALLENMITIRLHLDDTDETNGALKVTPGSHTADRLSPDAIQNWRQNTPEHLCTAHAGDALLMRPLLLHASGRSTSDRQRRVLHIEYAGYDLPAGMQWAEG, encoded by the coding sequence ATGCCGGCCACCAATCTTCCGAGCCTATCCAAGTTTGAAGTTTCTCCAGAGGAATGCGTCAAGCACCAGGGCTTCTACCTTGCACCATCCGTTCTCACCCCAAGTGAATGCGCCGAACTCGTCGCCTACCTGGGTCCCACGTCCGGCCCCGGTCGCCGTGCCTTGCTGAAGGACGATCACGTTGCGTCACTGGCTCGCTCGGAAAAGCTCCTCGCTCTGGTCAGTCCCCACCTGCAGGGCAAACATGCGCCGCGCCCCGTGCGGGCCATCTACTTCAACAAATCTCCCGACTCGAACTGGCTCGTGGCGTGGCATCAGGATCTGACCATCTGCGTTCAGAAGAAAGTCGATGTCGCAGGCTTCGGCCCATGGAGCGTAAAGGATGAGGTGCCACATGTACAGCCACCCATCGCGCTACTGGAGAACATGATCACCATCCGCCTGCATCTCGATGACACGGATGAAACCAACGGCGCGCTGAAGGTTACGCCTGGTTCCCACACCGCGGACAGGCTCTCGCCGGATGCGATTCAGAACTGGCGTCAAAATACACCCGAGCATCTCTGCACCGCGCATGCCGGAGACGCGCTTCTCATGCGCCCCCTCCTCCTTCACGCGTCCGGACGCTCCACCTCAGACAGACAACGCCGTGTACTCCACATCGAGTACGCCGGTTATGACCTGCCCGCAGGCATGCAGTGGGCTGAGGGTTGA